Proteins from a genomic interval of Xiphias gladius isolate SHS-SW01 ecotype Sanya breed wild chromosome 23, ASM1685928v1, whole genome shotgun sequence:
- the med19a gene encoding mediator of RNA polymerase II transcription subunit 19-A, with product MTEMFSTLFGQNEAQGPPGSSSLGFGPGKPPPPLPQNQVSMAGQMPPQLGDEGPALRKPGAMNEPFYLLRELPVGNELTGNTNLITHYNLEHAYNKFCGKKVKEKLSNFLPELPGMIDCPGTQDGSSLRSLIDKPPVCGNSFSPLTGALLTGFRLHTGPLPEQYRLMHIQPPKKKSKHKHKHHRPQDPLPQETPSDSDPKKKKKKRDDDPDRKKKKKDKKKKKNRHSPDHPGLAGSQPNSNSLR from the exons ATGACGGAAATGTTCTCAACTCTGTTCGGGCAAAATGAAGCTCAGGGACCGCCGGGCTCGTCGTCTCTGGGTTTCGGACCGGGAAAACCTCCGCCGCCGCTACCGCAAAATCAAGTTTCCATGGCGGGGCAGATGCCACCGCAGCTCGGGGATGAAGGGCCTGCTCTTCGGAAGCCTGGAGCCATGAATGAACCTTTCTACTTACTGCGGGAGCTACCCG TGGGAAACGAGTTAACGGGGAACACAAACCTCATCACGCACTACAACCTGGAGCACGCCTACAACAAATTCTGTGGGAAGAAGGTGAAGGAGAAACTCAGCAACTTTCTACCGGAGTTACCAG GTATGATCGACTGTCCGGGCACTCAGGATGGCAGCTCATTGCGCTCTCTGATTGATAAGCCTCCAGTGTGTGGGAACTCCTTCAGCCCACTGACCGGCGCTCTACTCACAGGCTTCAGACTACACACAGGACCG CTTCCAGAACAGTATAGACTGATGCACATACAGCCTCCAAAGAAGAAGagcaaacacaagcacaaacaccaTCGACCACAGGACCCACTACCACAAG AAACTCCATCAGACTCTGAtcccaagaagaagaagaaaaagagggacgACGATCCCGACcgcaagaaaaagaagaaagacaagaaaaagaaaaag AACCGCCATAGTCCCGACCACCCCGGCCTCGCTGGATCACAACCCAACAGCAACAGCCTCAGATAG
- the si:dkey-6i22.5 gene encoding polyamine-modulated factor 1 produces MEASEVASQKETVENAENETNEAAGETSSKMPNPASVCKPSEDTGARYNRLKLLDKVMQKSLEKFIDYASFNRFASTFRPLYKKNPQRMESIHKQFIEELRRTIQEDISRLIEEGRLEVKLNELDKLERAAKNNPDPAWRPSGVPEQDFCSFLMPYYQKQEAYMRLELKKIQAENAALAQKVQAGRESVAQTENRISAAVEEWKASVTEFERLASSLRPADVFEV; encoded by the exons ATGGAGGCCAGCGAAGTAGCAAGTCAAAAAGAGACTGTAGAGAACgctgaaaatgagacaaatgagGCCGCAGGAGAAACTTCCTCAAAGATGCCAAACCCTGCATCCGTGTGTAAGCCGTCCGAGGACACAGGAGCTCGGTATAACAGGCTCAAGTTGCTCGACAAGGTGATGCAGAAGAGCCTGGAAAAGTTCATCGACTACGCCAG TTTTAACAGATTCGCAAGCACGTTTCGTCCGCTGTACAAGAAGAACCCTCAGAGGATGGAGAGCATTCACAAGCAGTTCATAGAGGAGCTGCGGAGGACAATACAG gaggacATCAGCAGACTCATTGAAGAAGGCCGGTTAGAGGTCAAACTGAATGAGCTAGACAAACTGGAGCGTGCTGCCAAGAACAATCCAGACCCTGCATG GCGGCCCAGTGGGGTTCCTGAGCAGGacttttgcagttttttgatGCCCTACTATCAAAAGCAGGAGGCTTACATGCGACTGGAGCTGAAAAAGATCCAAGCGGAGAATGCTGCACTTGCACAGAAGGTTCAGGCTGGCAGAGAGAGTGTTGCTCAGACTGAAAACCGCATTTCGGCAGCTGTTGAAGAGTGGAAG gCATCGGTCACAGAATTTGAAAGGCTTGCGTCTTCTCTCCGCCCTGCTGATGTCTTTGAAGTGTGA
- the tmx2a gene encoding thioredoxin-related transmembrane protein 2-A, giving the protein MGLITGVCTFLYHLPQIYKWLLKPYYITSFLMTVAFLVVRKAPGLCEHLATQREDGNSCDFDWREMEILMFLSAIVMMKNRRAITLEQHIGNLFLFSKVANVILFFRLDIRLGILYLALCVAFVMTCKPPLYMGPEYIKYFSDKTIDEELQRDSRVTWIVECYANWSSDCQSFAPVFANLSLKYNCAGLRFGKVDIGRFGEVSERYRVSTSPLAKQLPSLLLFQGGREIMRRPMVDNKGRAVSWTFNEENIIREFNLNELFQKSKKLNKGRSAKGQEENGSHPEEGSDELHADTNAPEQPTESKKDQ; this is encoded by the exons ATGGGTCTAATCACAGGCGTCTGTACCTTCTTGTACCACTTGCCTCAGATTTACAAATGGCTGCTGAAACCGTATTATATCACGTCGTTCCTCATGACCGTCGCCTTCCTGGTGGTCAGAAAGGCTCCCGGTCTGTGCGAGCACCTGGCGACCCAGCGGGAGGACGGCAACTCCTGCGACTTTGACTGG agagaaatggagatTCTCATGTTTCTCAGCGCAATAGTGATGATGAAGAACAGGAGAGCCA tCACACTGGAGCAGCACATAGGCAACTTGTTCCTGTTCAGTAAAGTGGCCAACGTTATCCTCTTCTTCAGGCTGGACATCCGGCTCGGCATCCTTTACCTCGCATTGTGTGTTG CATTCGTCATGACCTGTAAGCCACCTCTCTACATGGGCCCGGAGTACATCAAGTACTTCAGTGACAAGACCATAGAT gaggagctgcagagggACAGTCGCGTCACCTGGATCGTTGAATGCTATGCCAACTGGTCCTCTGACTGCCAGTCCTTCGCTCCCGTCTTTGCCAACCTTTCCCTTAA GTACAACTGTGCTGGACTCAGGTTTGGGAAGGTGGACATCGGACGCTTTGGAGAGGTTTCAGAGAG GTACAGGGTTAGTACTTCCCCTCTGGCCAAGCAGCTGCCTtcactgctgctttttcagGGAGGGCGGGAAATTATGAGACGTCCAATGGTGGACAACAAAGGAAGAGCAGTGTCTTGGACCTTCAATGAG GAAAACATCATCCGAGAGTTCAACCTCAACGAGCTCTTCCAGAAATCCAAGAAGCTGAACAAAGGTCGCAGCGCGAAGGGACAGGAGGAGAACGGCTCTCATCCGGAGGAGGGCAGCGACGAGCTCCACGCTGACACCAACGCCCCAGAGCAGCCCACAGAGAGCAAAAAAGACCAGTGA
- the zdhhc5b gene encoding palmitoyltransferase ZDHHC5-B: MPGFSGGGVGGGVGGPASAPPRPFRPSRYVPVSAATTFLVGSTTLFFCFTCPWLSEYFSSVIPIYNAVIFLFTLANFCMATFMDPGVFPRAEEDEDKEDDFRAPLYKTVEIKGIQVRMKWCSTCRFYRPPRCSHCSVCDNCVEDFDHHCPWVNNCIGRRNYRYFFLFLLSLTTHIMDVFGFGLVYVLHHRQQLDTPHAAVTMAVMCVAGLFFVPVAGLTGFHVVLVARGRTTNEQVTGKFRGGVNPFTNGCWRNISHVLCSSQAPRYMGRWRSPQSMEVQPPFLRPPLTEGQLEAKVLDNGIQNDRHSTRSKSSLDQMESQSADAEPPPPPKPELRYPGLPRADTEESSLLTEAPPTPSMYKYRPAYNSPGRNHTALTHPNKMIRGESLDSPSPSILQSSRQPSYRSEPSSLDGATVVGGGVGVRRGGGERGEGPGGPGGTAGGVSGGMSGYSLTGRSYTSYPSSLILSTGGSRSSSLRSAHTAHNPLATLQSEGTTDTSYKSLANQTPRNGSLSYDSLLTPSESPEFESAAHELSPQKPHALFPSATITGQPEVVSPSTPLQGYMSPFLSAQIAQQREGQLLQGSATFSSPHRAYLRAVSPPPPSSAGPPETQHLLQHNQDSSSRGPRNPSSSSSSPGVRSLEPAVSPPPRGLSLSKSQSYTGEAGPQHKPRPVGGGSVLGGGGAGGGQQAPQSTSRPVLANHTTSKPGGGVKKVTGVGGTTYEISV; this comes from the exons atGCCGGGCTTCAGtggtgggggggttgggggaGGAGTAGGTGGCCCCGCTTCTGCTCCTCCCCGTCCATTTCGACCCAGCCGATATGTCCCAGTGTCTGCGGCCACCACTTTCCTTGTCGGATCCACCACCCTGTTCTTCTGCTTCAC GTGCCCGTGGTTGTCAGAGTATTTCTCCTCTGTCATTCCCATTTACAATGCAGTGATCTTCCTCTTCACCCTCGCCAACTTCTGCATGGCCACTTTCATGGACCCTGGAGTCTTCCCCAGAG cggaggaggatgaggataaAGAGGATGATTTCCGCGCACCGCTCTATAAGACAGTGGAGATCAAAGGCATCCAGGTGCGCATGAAGTGGTGCTCAACCTGCCGCTTCTACCGCCCGCCGCGCTGCTCGCACTGCTCAGTCTGCGACAACTGCGtggag GATTTTGACCACCACTGTCCTTGGGTGAACAACTGCATTGGTCGGAGGAATTATCGctatttcttcctcttcctgctaTCACTTACCACCCACATCATGGACGTATTTGGCTTTGGCTTGGTTTATGTCCTGCACCACCGCCAACAGCTGGACACACCACATGCCGCTGTTAC TATGGCTGTGATGTGTGTGGCTGGTCTGTTTTTTGTCCCTGTCGCTGGCCTGACTGGGTTCCACGTAGTGCTGGTGGCCCGCGGCAGGACCACAAATGAACAG GTGACAGGAAAGTTTCGGGGTGGCGTTAACCCTTTCACCAATGGCTGCTGGAGGAATATTTCACATGTGCTCTGCAGCTCCCAGGCCCCCAG ATACATGGGCCGGTGGCGGAGCCCTCAATCAATGGAAGTACAGCCACCATTTCTTAGACCGCCTCTCACTGAGGGTCAGCTAGAAGCCAAGGTCCTGGACAATGGCATCCAGAATGACCGACACAGCACCAGG TCCAAGAGCAGTCTAGATCAGATGGAGAGCCAGTCCGCTGATGCAgagcctccacctcctccaaaGCCAGAACTGCGTTACCCTGGCCTGCCCCGTGCTGACACAGAGG AGAGCAGTTTGTTGACTGAAGCTCCACCTACGCCATCAATGTACAAGTACCGGCCAGCCTACAACAGCCCAGGAAGGAACCACACTGCCCTCACACACCCCAACAAG atgATTCGTGGGGAGAGTCTTgactctccatctccctccatcCTGCAGTCCAGCCGTCAGCCTAGCTACCGCTCTGAGCCGAGCAGCCTGGACGGGGCCACAGTGGTGGGGGGAGGTGTAGGGGTGCgcagagggggaggggagaggggtgAGGGCCCCGGAGGCCCTGGTGGGACTGCTGGGGGGGTGTCGGGGGGCATGTCGGGTTACTCCCTGACAGGGCGCTCCTACACCTCCTACCCATCTTCTCTCATTCTGTCCACTGGTGGCTCACGCTCCTCCAGCCTCCGCTCAGCGCACACAGCACATAACCCGCTGGCCACGCTCCAATCAGAAGGCACCACAGACACCAGCTACAAAAGCTTGGCCAACCAGACGCCTCGGAATGGCAGCCTGTCCTATGACAGCCTGCTGACACCATCTGAGAGCCCAGAGTTCGAGTCAGCCGCCCACGAGCTGTCGCCGCAGAAGCCTCATGCTCTGTTTCCCTCGGCGACTATAACAGGCCAGCCTGAGGTGGTGTCACCCAGTACCCCGCTGCAGGGCTATATGTCGCCCTTCCTCTCAGCTCAGATCGCCCAGCAGAGGGAGGGGCAGCTGCTCCAGGGTTCTGCCACTTTTTCCTCCCCCCACAGGGCATACCTGCGTGCCGTCAGCCCGCCCCCTCCCTCTTCCGCTGGGCCTCCTGAGACCCAGCACCTGCTCCAGCATAACCAAGACTCCTCTTCCCGAGGTCCTCGTAAcccttcctcctcatcctcatccccTGGGGTTCGCTCACTAGAGCCTGCCGTTTCCCCGCCACCTCGAGGCCTCTCCCTCAGCAAGTCCCAGTCCTACACTGGGGAGGCAGGGCCACAGCACAAGCCTCGACCCGTAGGAGGAGGCAGTGTGCTGGGAGGGGGAGGAGCCGGAGGAGGGCAACAGGCTCCACA ATCCACCTCTCGCCCAGTCTTGGCCAATCACACCACATCCAAACCAGGGGGCGGGGTGAAGAAGGTGACAGGTGTTGGAGGGACCACTTACGAGATATCGGTTTGA